GGTCAGTACAGGCTGCATTAATTTTCCAAAAGCAATTAAATTGATTAATGTCTGTGCTGCAATCGGAATACTTAATGTGAATAAGCTTGCGATTAAGCTAATGAGGGCAATCGATATCAGTGTTGGTCTATCTAAAACATCAGTAATTGAATTCATTTCTTTACTTATAATCCTTTTTTATTCTTAAAAAACTAGTGCTTTAACTTTTTCAATAAAAAAAACTCAAGGGACTCGATTGCTTTATTGTGCTCTTTCTTTTTTAGCAAGGATACATGAATATCGTTTAATTTAGGTAAAAAATCCTCATCAAGTCGGTCAAGATCATTGGGAATCATGCTGCGTTGTATGGCAGTAATGCCTAACCCTGCACGCACCGCAGCCATTTTTCCAGTATAGCTTTGACTACTGAACACGAGACGCCAGTTTAAATGGTGGCTCTCTAGAGAATCAATCACGTTTCCACGATAAACGCAAGGTGTTGGTGAGAGCACTAGCGGAATGGGTGTGGTTTTATTGAGTTGAGTGAGGAGCTCTCTCTTGCCCACCCAATCGACTGACTCATTCCACACATCTACACCCTCAGCAATTTGATTTCTTTGATTGGTTTTAATCAATATCAAATCAAAATCGCCGTGGTTAAAACGTTCGATTAAATTTAGAGTCAGTTCGCACTCAACATTCAGCATCACCCGTGGATGCAGGCGTGAAAACTCCACCAACACATCCGATAAAAACATTGACGCAAAATCCTCAGGCAGACCAAAACGAAGTTCCCCATGAAGTTCTGGGGCTTTAAATCGATCGAGTGATTCACGATGCAGTTCATAAATTTTTTTGGCATAGCCTAAAAAAAGCTCACCATCAGGGGTCAGAGACAACTCGCGTCCGCGAAGAATTAATGGTTTTTCAATCAACTGCTCCAGTTTTGCAATCTGCTGACTCACTGCGGATTGAGTGCGTCCCACCCGAACGGCTGCTTTTGTAAAACTTTTGGTTTCTGCAACCGCCAAAAAGCATTGTAAGGTTACGGTATCAAGGCTCATTAGAAATCCTAATTGAAGATATAAAAATTATTAATTTTACTAATATAAGTTTATCTTATATATTTCCATTGTAGCAAAACATTTTCTAATGAGGAATGCTGTGAATACAATAATACTTCTTTTATCTGGCGCGCTTCTGGCATGCCCAACCCTCGCCCTGTTCATTAACTGTTTTAGTGGCAGGAAAAGAGCCGCCTCTGCCGCTCGCTGGGCAGGTGTATTGATTGGTTTTGGATTTGTAATCGGTGTTATTTTGTTAAGCTGCTTGCGCTTTTCAGAAATGCCGGTGATTTATCTACTCACCAGCCTTAATACCTTAGCCCTGTTATTGTGTACTTTAGTTTTATTGGTAAGCTTTATTGTTCATCGATTTTCACTAAGGTACATGGATGGCGACCGACTCTATTCGCGTTATTTTTGCACCCTCTCAGCAATTACGCTTAGTGCTGTAGTTATGGTTCTTGCCGATAACCTTTTTCTGTTTTGGTGCTCCTGGTCGCTAAGCAACCTCTTATTAATTGCTTTAATGGTTCACAAGAGCGAATGGACTGCGGCAAGAAATTCAGGCCGGCTCACCCTCAATACCTTGTTAGTAGGGAGTATCGGCTTGTTAGCCGCTTTTATCTTAATCACCTTAAGCACTGACACTGCATCCATTCAAGCGATAAATCAGAAAGATATAGCAAGTTCAGCAGTGTTTGTGCCAGCGATGACGTTGATGACACTCACGGCATTAACTCAATCTGCCATTTGGCCGTTTCATCGCTGGTTGATTAGCTCTTTGAATTCACCAACCCCTGTTTCCGCGCTGATGCATGCAGGCCTTGTCAACGGCGGTGGCATCCTCATTGTCAAATTTGCCCCGCTCTTTGCCGCATCGAGTCACTTACTCATGACTGTATTCATGCTTGGAACCCTCTCGGCATTTTTAGGAACCATTTGGAAGCTCATGCAGCATGACATCAAGAAAATGCTGGCTTGCTCAACTCTGGCGCAAATGGGATTTATGATGATGCAATGCGGTCTGGGATTATTTGCCGCCGCTGTAGCTCACTTGTGTTGGCATGGCTTATTTAAAGCTTATTTATTCCTCAATTCGGGCTCTGCGATTGCTCAAAAAAGGAATGAACCTAAAGCCACTGGATACAACCCGCTTCTCTTTTTAATTGCGTGCAGTGGCGGCTTCTTAGGCATGCTTGGTTTTGCGTTCATGACGAATAAGCCAATCCTGTCTCTGCAGGCAACCTCGTTCTTACTGGTATTTGCATTCATCGCAGGAGCACAACTGATGCTCACCGTAATGAACAATCGCTTGTCCATCATTAACACGACACTTGGACTCTTGATGTCTTCCTTAGCTGGTTTGCTATATGGAGCAAGCATTCATCTGATTGAAGCACTTCTTCCCAACTTAACCCAGTTTTACTTACCCAAGCTATCAATACTGCATCTGATTGCTTTAGTTCTACTTGTACTCCCCTGGCTGCTATTTAACCTTGGGTTTACGAAAAAAATTAAAGAATCAAATTTCTGGTGCTGGCTCTACATGAACTTATTCAATCTAAGCCAACCCGCCCCAAAAACGGTAACCACATTACGGTCTGATTATAAATACTAATTATCCTGAGGAGTAACCATGAGCAGAGCAAAAGCAATGGCGAATAAAGAGAAAATAAATGAGCAGCCTTTGAAAACAACGGCTTCAGTCAAAACGCCAAACAAGAGACTCGAAGTCCGTGCATTAGTGGATAACGCTGCCCAACGGATTGCCCCGGTTTGGCCGCTAGAAACGTTTATCGCATGCAACCCCTTACAAGGATTTGAAGCGCAAAGTTTTGAAGAGGCTTTAGCACAAGGCGGATTTCGACGAAAGGAAGTTGCCCGCAATCGTGCTTTAGAAAACGTCAACCTGCAGATGATTAAATGGTGTGGCGGTTTCTTTGATGCCGGACAAGGCGCTATTGAAATGCCCTATCGAGAAAAAGGGTTCTATTTTGGATTTTTGAAACTAGCGTGTTTTGACAAAAAACTTCATGAGAATAAGAAAGAGGCAAAACAATGGTTAATGAGCTTGCCTGAATCTGCTGAAGAGGCAATTATTCTTTGCCTGCAAAAACTTAATGTACCCAAAGAAAAAGCAGAGGAATTCATCACCCAAACCTTTCTTTATCTGCCAGGTTGGGCGGGTTTTGTGAAATGGAAAACTCACTGGCACCATCCAACAACAGAAGAAAAAATACCGGTTACACTCACTGACTTTCTTGCGGTGCGCCTGGTTATTACCTGTTTGCTCTGGCCTGAGGCTGGCCTGGAAAAAAAAAGCGAAGGAGATGGTTCTTTGGTTCAGGACGCTCTTAAAAAAATAAAAAGCAATGAAGAACACTACGAGCAGGCATTGCTAAAAACACTGTTACCTGCAGTCAATCAGCCGGCAACAAAGACTCAAAGAGCAGATGCGCAACTGGTGTTTTGTATTGATGTCCGCTCTGAACCTATTCGCAGAGCTATAGAGAAGCTGGGAAATTATGAAACTTTAGGATTTGCCGGCTTTTTTGGGATACCTATTCGTGTGCAAGAGTTTGAGAGTGGCAAAACAAAAGACTGTTGCCCAGTATTATTAAAACCCCGTTATCGTGTTGATGAAAAACCAAGCGCCGCAAATAAGGCCTTTATTGAACAACACCAACAGGGAAAGACGATTAAGAGCACCCTTGGCAAGGTCTATCAAGAATTAAAATATAATTTTGCAACGCCTTTTGCTTTGGTTGAAACCCTTGGGGCTTGGTGTGGCCTGAAGATGGTGCTGCAATCGTTAGCGCCTAACTATACCAAGAAAACAAGTCAAGCTTTAAATCACTTAATTGTCCCCCAAATCCATACAGAGCCCTCGTTTGAATTAAATGAGGCTAATTTGGAGCAAGGCATCGCGTTAAGCGAACAGATTGACTATGCCGAAACGGTATTACGCCTCATGGGGCTCTCTTCAGGTTTTGCAAAAGTCATTGTTCTTTGCGGTCATGGAAGTTCCACCGAAAATAATCCCTATGCATCGGCTCTAGATTGTGGTGCCTGCGGCGGGAATCATGGCGGCATTAACGCCAAACTATTGGCAGCAATTCTTAATAAAACGGAAGTAAGAAGGGGTTTAGAGGATAAAGGGATTCACATTCCAATCGATACCGTGTTTTATGGTGCTCTTCACAACACCACAACCGACTCTATTGAGCTTTATAACCTGAAATCAAGTAAAGTCATTTATCCCGCTCTGCTCAATCAGTTACTTGCCGATTTGGAGGAAGCAAAATCAAGCAATAATCTGGAACGGGGTCGCAAATTAAATTCAAAACATGCAGAACAAGACATTCTGCGAAGAAGTCAGGATTGGTCTGAAACACGCCCTGAATGGGGTCTTGCCCGCAATGCAGCTTTTATTGTGGCGCCACGTTCGTTAACCAAAAATATCAATCTTGATGGCCGATGCTTTTTACATTCCTATGACTGGGAACAAGACCCCGAAGGAAGCTTCCTGGAAACAATCCTCACTGCACCCATGGTGGTTGCTCAATGGATTAATACCCAATATTTATTTTCAACCCTCGATAATGTTGCTTACGGCAGTGGCAGCAAAATCACTCACAATGTCACCGGTAAAATGGGCATCATGCAAGGCAATGGCAGTGATTTAATGCATGGACTTCCTTTGCAATCAGTGATGAGAAGTGATAAAACCCCTTACCATCAGCCGCAACGCCTGTTGACTGTAGTTCATGCACCCAAAGCACTCGTCTCAAGCATTATTGAACGTCAAGCGGTTTTAAAAACATTGTTTTTCAATGAATGGGTTCATCTCATCATCATTGAACCAAGCGATGGTCAAGCCTACAAACTGAATCAAAATGGCACGTGGATTTTAGCTCGCTAATGAGGAGAAAAAAATGAAGGTGATTAAAGTTCAAGAACGAAAGGATATTGGCATCAACCTCCACCCCATGAAAAAAATAGAAATAATCGTTTCTGGTGAGCATGAACAGCTCATCAGCTCGATGATGGAAGAGGCAAAAGTCACAGGGTTTACCTTGTTTCGCAACATCTCAGGTAAAGGCCATAATGGATTTCATGAAGGAAAAATATTATTCAACGACCGAGCGTCGCTGATTATGTTTCTTGCCGTAGCTCCTGAAGAAGTCATAGCAACCCTTGCCTTAGGAATGAAAAC
This sequence is a window from Legionella cherrii. Protein-coding genes within it:
- a CDS encoding LysR substrate-binding domain-containing protein, whose amino-acid sequence is MSLDTVTLQCFLAVAETKSFTKAAVRVGRTQSAVSQQIAKLEQLIEKPLILRGRELSLTPDGELFLGYAKKIYELHRESLDRFKAPELHGELRFGLPEDFASMFLSDVLVEFSRLHPRVMLNVECELTLNLIERFNHGDFDLILIKTNQRNQIAEGVDVWNESVDWVGKRELLTQLNKTTPIPLVLSPTPCVYRGNVIDSLESHHLNWRLVFSSQSYTGKMAAVRAGLGITAIQRSMIPNDLDRLDEDFLPKLNDIHVSLLKKKEHNKAIESLEFFLLKKLKH
- a CDS encoding DUF2309 domain-containing protein produces the protein MSRAKAMANKEKINEQPLKTTASVKTPNKRLEVRALVDNAAQRIAPVWPLETFIACNPLQGFEAQSFEEALAQGGFRRKEVARNRALENVNLQMIKWCGGFFDAGQGAIEMPYREKGFYFGFLKLACFDKKLHENKKEAKQWLMSLPESAEEAIILCLQKLNVPKEKAEEFITQTFLYLPGWAGFVKWKTHWHHPTTEEKIPVTLTDFLAVRLVITCLLWPEAGLEKKSEGDGSLVQDALKKIKSNEEHYEQALLKTLLPAVNQPATKTQRADAQLVFCIDVRSEPIRRAIEKLGNYETLGFAGFFGIPIRVQEFESGKTKDCCPVLLKPRYRVDEKPSAANKAFIEQHQQGKTIKSTLGKVYQELKYNFATPFALVETLGAWCGLKMVLQSLAPNYTKKTSQALNHLIVPQIHTEPSFELNEANLEQGIALSEQIDYAETVLRLMGLSSGFAKVIVLCGHGSSTENNPYASALDCGACGGNHGGINAKLLAAILNKTEVRRGLEDKGIHIPIDTVFYGALHNTTTDSIELYNLKSSKVIYPALLNQLLADLEEAKSSNNLERGRKLNSKHAEQDILRRSQDWSETRPEWGLARNAAFIVAPRSLTKNINLDGRCFLHSYDWEQDPEGSFLETILTAPMVVAQWINTQYLFSTLDNVAYGSGSKITHNVTGKMGIMQGNGSDLMHGLPLQSVMRSDKTPYHQPQRLLTVVHAPKALVSSIIERQAVLKTLFFNEWVHLIIIEPSDGQAYKLNQNGTWILAR
- a CDS encoding P-II family nitrogen regulator, with product MKVIKVQERKDIGINLHPMKKIEIIVSGEHEQLISSMMEEAKVTGFTLFRNISGKGHNGFHEGKILFNDRASLIMFLAVAPEEVIATLALGMKTLFQQNSGVMFVSDVDVARMDYFHSINGA
- a CDS encoding proton-conducting transporter membrane subunit, with the translated sequence MRNAVNTIILLLSGALLACPTLALFINCFSGRKRAASAARWAGVLIGFGFVIGVILLSCLRFSEMPVIYLLTSLNTLALLLCTLVLLVSFIVHRFSLRYMDGDRLYSRYFCTLSAITLSAVVMVLADNLFLFWCSWSLSNLLLIALMVHKSEWTAARNSGRLTLNTLLVGSIGLLAAFILITLSTDTASIQAINQKDIASSAVFVPAMTLMTLTALTQSAIWPFHRWLISSLNSPTPVSALMHAGLVNGGGILIVKFAPLFAASSHLLMTVFMLGTLSAFLGTIWKLMQHDIKKMLACSTLAQMGFMMMQCGLGLFAAAVAHLCWHGLFKAYLFLNSGSAIAQKRNEPKATGYNPLLFLIACSGGFLGMLGFAFMTNKPILSLQATSFLLVFAFIAGAQLMLTVMNNRLSIINTTLGLLMSSLAGLLYGASIHLIEALLPNLTQFYLPKLSILHLIALVLLVLPWLLFNLGFTKKIKESNFWCWLYMNLFNLSQPAPKTVTTLRSDYKY